A stretch of the Numida meleagris isolate 19003 breed g44 Domestic line unplaced genomic scaffold, NumMel1.0 unplaced_Scaffold379, whole genome shotgun sequence genome encodes the following:
- the LOC110391480 gene encoding gametocyte-specific factor 1-like has product MATSWGPFGAGSAGLAGRYQAAEPNAEPKMDPEALVQCPYDKAHQIRVSRLPYHLVKCQRNNPQVARSLEICPFNARHRMPRAELQRHMACCPDQRQLFDSRELSMCTNDRAKQPKVPVAWQAPPCQEDWEAEVDELEEAAPFILNATISDLPLQGDSTALAAPPAWSQGVGPAATVTTGHLAKGPDRQEQNGPRRVVAQPRWCPPPR; this is encoded by the exons ATGGCGACCAGCTGGGGGCCGTTCGGGGCTGGGAGCGCGGGGCTTGCTGGCCGGTACCAGGCCGCGGAGCCTAACGCAGAGCCTAAGATGGACCCCGAGGCGCTCGTCCAGTGTCCCTACGACAAGGCGCACCAGATCCGAGTGTCCCGGCTGCCCTACCACCTCGTCAAGTGCCAGCGG AACAACCCGCAGGTGGCTCGCTCGCTGGAGATCTGTCCCTTCAACGCCAGGCACAGGATGCCACGAGCCGAGCTGCAGAGACACATGGCCTGCTGCCCCGACCAGCGCCAGCTCTTCGACTCTCGGG AGTTGTCCATGTGCACCAATGACCGGGCAAAGCAACCCAAAGTCCCCGTGGCCTGGCAGGCCCCCCCGTGCCAAGAGGACTGGGAGGCAG AGGTCGATGAGCTGGAGGAAGCTGCTCCATTTATCCTCAACGCCACTATCAGTGACCTGCCCCTCCAAGGAGACAG cactgctctggcGGCACCCCCAGCCTGGAGCCAAGGTGTGGGTCCTGCAGCGACGGTGACAACGGGACACCTTGCAAAGGGGCCGGACCGGCAGGAGCAGAACGGACCGAGGAGGGTGGTGGCACAACCGAGGTGGTGCCCGCCTCCCCGCTAG
- the NCKAP1L gene encoding nck-associated protein 1-like (The sequence of the model RefSeq protein was modified relative to this genomic sequence to represent the inferred CDS: added 126 bases not found in genome assembly): protein MSLPSVYQNKFAEKLTILNDRGRGVLVRIYHIKKTCSDPKTRPSFLCDKAMEPSVKFINKKFPNLDVRSSTQHLGPVHKDKGDIVRALGPYYYSFVDVLEFRDHVYELLNTIDANQCFFDIHVNYDFTKSYLDLIVTYVSLVLLLARTEDRRVLIGMYHCAHEMSHGASDSSFARLGQMVLEYDHPLKKLTEEFGPHTKAVTSALLSLHFLFARRNQGSEQWRSDQLLSLLSTAGTMLSPASSDTMACEYLSLEVMERWILMGFLVCPGALGSSPQCLELWKLALQGSLYVTLLRDEALQIHKVTEELLSSLKGYGKRVADLKECKEHAVAHSGSLHRGRRAYLRGAVRELEALLEDQPGLLGPKALFVFMALSFCRDEVSWLVRHAEHVTKTKTPEDFTDNHIAEILFLMEQLRSLVRRQVGVLRRYHVQYLARFDALVLSEIIQNLSVCPEEESIILSSFVSSLSSLSDKGVDDKEQFDFTPLRLDWFRLQAYTSVAKAVLPLNTNPDVGRIMNLIVFHTKLLDSLEELLAEASDLSDLCFFPRPIEKMFVATMEEPSMLRYSIAFPLLCNHFSRCVHPMCPEEYPQLQAVALGLCNKFLEDMARQASACIMDACAEQHNLSEQLLPKHCASTVSKARNKKTLKHPSKKGEPERGKPGAESQRKDRTVTTNMDKLHLTLAELSLSLNHVPNFTVFEHTVTPAEYLGSHLEARFTKAIVAMACYSQATQEVARPSEVLVGLGAYITFIQSLTHFVGLDTARIIRSVLLQQTQPRDATGEQTLTTIYTNWYLEALLRQASTGAIVLAPALQAFTTVPREGEPSFSAAEFSDVSEMRALAELIGPYGMKFLSDNLMWHVSSQVVELKKLVNENMDTLVQLRSSSCKPEQMAALLPRLTSADNVLKRMTIIGEILSFRAMAQQGLREAFSHHCPFLMGPIECLTDVVTPDTDIQVTLSIFELASAAGIPCEIDPALVNVLAGSKREGSSSEEDYKVACLLLVFVAVSLPLLASDPTSVYNTEMDGYNNNIHCLAKAIIHVSAALFTLHNKNIETHLKEFLLLASVSLLQLGQETDKLRSRNRDAVSLLMQLIVAESSFLTVDMLETCFPYVLLRNAYREVCRDNLLCRLPPH from the exons ATGTCGCTGCCCTCCGTCTACCAGAACAAGTTCGCCGAGAAGCTGACGATCCTCAATGACAGGGGCCGGGGCGTCCTTGTCCGCATCTACCACATCAAGAAG ACCTGCTCGGACCCCAAGACGCGGCCGTCCTTCCTCTGTGACAAGGCTATGGAGCCCTCCGTCAAGTTCATCAACAAGAAGTTCCCCAACCTGGACGTGCGGAGCAGCACG CAACACCTGGGACCAGTGCACAAGGATAAGGGGGACATTGTCCGCGCGCTGGGACCCTATTACTACTCCTTTGTGGATGTCCTGGAATTCAGA GACCATGTCTATGAGTTGCTGAACACCATTGATGCCAACCAGTGCTTCTTTGACATT CACGTCAACTATGACTTCACCAAGAGCTACCTGGACCTGATTGTCACCTATGTgtccctggtcctgctgctggCCCGCACTGAGGACCGCCGGGTGCTCATTGGCATGTACCACTGCGCGCACGAGATGAGCCATGGTGCCAG TGATTCCAGCTTTGCCCGCCTGGGCCAGATGGTGCTGGAGTACGACCACCCCCTTAAGAAGCTGACAGAGGAGTTTGGACCCCACACCAAG GCTGTCACCAGTGCGCTCCTGTCCCTCCATTTCCTCTTTGCCCGGAGGAACCAGGGGTCTGAGCAGTGGCGCAGCGACCAGCTCCTGAGCCTGCTCAGCACCGCGGGCACCAtgctgagccctgccagctctgACACC ATGGCCTGCGAGtacctgtccctggaggtgatgGAACGCTGGATCTTGA TGGGGTTCCTGGTGTGCCCAGGGGCGCTGGGGTCATCCCCACAGTGCCTGGAGCTGTGGAAGCTGGCGCTGCAGGGCTCGCTCTACGTCACCCTCCTCCGTGACGAGGCCCTGCAGATCCACAAGGTCACcgaggagctgctcagcagcctcaAGGG CTATGGGAAGCGGGTGGCTGATCTCAAGGAGTGCAAGGAACACGCCGTGGCTCACAG CGGATCCCTGCACCGGGGCCGGCGGGCGTACCTGCGTGGGGCCGTGCGTGAGCTCGAGGCGCTGCTGGAGGATCAGCCTGGGCTGCTGGGACCCAAG GCTCTCTTCGTCTTCATGGCACTCTCCTTCTGCCGGGACGAGGTGAGCTGGCTGGTGCGGCACGCCGAGCACGTCACCAAGACCAAGACACCGGAGGACTTCACTGACAA CCACATTGCGGAGATCCTTTTCCTCATGGAGCAGCTGCGGAGCCTGGTGCGGCGGCAGGTCGGCGTGCTGCGGCGTTACCACGTCCAGTACCTGGCCCGCTTCGATGCTCTGGTGCTCAGTGAAATCATCCAG AACCTCTCGGTGTGCCCCGAGGAGGAGTCCATCATCCTCTCATCCTTTGTCAGCTCCCTTTCGTCCCTCTCTGACAAGGGAG TCGATGATAAGGAGCAGTTTGATTTCACACCGCTCCGCCTGGACTGGTTCCGGCTGCAG GCCTACACCAGTGTGGCCAAGGCCGTGCTGCCGCTGAACACCAACCCTGACGTGGGTCGCATCATGAACCTCATCGTCTTCCACACCAAACTGCTCGACTCCCTCGAGGAGCTGCTGGCCGAGGCCTCCGACCTCTCCGATCTGTG TTTCTTCCCTCGCCCCATAGAGAAGATGTTTGTGGCGACGATGGAGGAGCCCTCCATGCTGCGTTACAGCATcgccttccctctgctctgcaacCACTTCTCCCGCTGCGTCCACCCCATGTGCCCGGAGGAG tatCCCCAGCTCCAGGCCGTAGCGCTGGGGCTGTGCAACAAGTTCCTGGAGGACATGGCCCGGCAGGCCAGCGCCTGCATCATGGACGCCTGTGCCGAGCAGCACAACCTTAGCGAGCAG ctgctgcccaaGCATTGTGCCTCCACCGTCAGCAAGGCTCGCAACAAGAAGACCCTGAAGCATCCATCCAAGAAGGGAGAACCCGAGCGAGGCAAGCCAGGGGCTGAGAGCCAGAGGAAGGACCGGACCGTGACCACCAA CATGGACAAGCTGCACCTGACGCTGGCCGAGCTGTCCCTGAGCCTCAACCACGTGCCCAACTTCACTGTCTTCGAGCACACGGTGACGCCGGCCGAGTACCTGGGCAGCCACCTGGAGGCACGCTTCACCAA GGCCATCGTGGCCATGGCGTGCTACAGCCAGGCCACGCAGGAGGTGGCTCGTCCCTCGGAGGTGCTGGTGGGTCTGGGTGCCTACATCACCTTCATCCAGTCGCTCACCCACTTTGTGGGCCTGGACACGGCGCGCATCATCCGCAGCGTCCTCCTGCAGCAGACGCAGCCCCGCGACGCCACCGGCGAGCAAACCCTCACCACCATCTACACCAACTG GTACCTGGAGGCCCTGCTGCGCCAGGCCAGCACGGGGGCCATCGTCCTGGCACCCGCCCTGCAGGCCTTCACCACGGTGCCCCGCGAGGGCGAGCCGTCCTTCAGTGCCGCCGAGTTCTCCGATGTTTCAG AGATGCGAGCGTTAGCTGAACTCATCGGGCCGTACGGCATGAAGTTCCTGAGCGACAATCTCATGTGGCACGTGAGCTCCCAGGTCGTGGAGCTGAAG AAACTGGTCAACGAGAACATGGACACGCTGGTCCAGCTGCgctccagctcctgcaaacCTGAGCAgatggcagctctgctgccccgCCTGACCT CGGCCGACAACGTCCTGAAGCGGATGACCATCATCGGCGAGATCCTCAGCTTCCGTGCCATGGCGCAGCAGGGCCTGCGGGAG gcctTCTCCCACCACTGCCCCTTCCTGATGGGCCCTATCGAGTGTCTGACAGACGTGGTCACCCCTGACACCGACATCCAG GTCACCCTGAGCATCTTCGAGCTGGCCTCGGCTGCGGGGATCCCCTGCGAGATCGACCCCGCGCTGGTGAACGTCCTCGCCGGCAGCAAGAGGG AGGGCTCGTCCTCGGAGGAGGACTACAAGGtggcctgcctgctgctggtcTTCGTGGCCGTGTCCCTGCCCCTGCTGGCCTCTGACCCGACGTCTGTCTACAACACCGAGATGGACG gTTACAACAACAACATCCACTGCCTGGCCAAGGCCATCATCCACGTGTCGGCCGCGCTCTTCACCCTCCACAACAAGAACATCGAGACCCACCTCAAGGAATTCCTGCTG